The following is a genomic window from Dama dama isolate Ldn47 chromosome 4, ASM3311817v1, whole genome shotgun sequence.
ctgccagggaagtccctatttgtaGCTTTTCATTGTTTTACTCTTGTGATCATGCCTCACAGACCTTCTTAGGGATGTGTTTTCATATCTCTTGGGTAAACATTTAGAAATGGACTGACGGGATTTGTGGGGTAAGTGAATATAAACTCTTTTCCAAAATACTTGTACCATTTGACAACACGTCAGGGGTGCATGAAATGTTCAGTGTGCCCTTCTTTTCTGTCATTTGGTATTATGGATCTTGTTTCTTTAAGCCATTCTAGTGAAatgacaggcttcccttgtggctcagctggaaaagaatctgtctgcaatgtgagagacctgggtttgatccctgggttgggaagatcccttggagaagggaagggttacccactccagtattctggcttggagaattccatggacagtacagtccatggagtcacaaagagtcagatgaaagtgaagaagaactaaagagcctcttgatgaacgtgaaagaggagagtgaaaaagttggcctaaaactcaacattcagaaaacggagatcatggcatccagtcccatcacttcatggcaaatagacggggaaacaatggaaacagtgacagactttattttcttgggctccaaaatcactgcagatggtgactgcagccatgaaattaaaagacgcttgctccttggaagaaaagctatgaccaacctagagagcatattaaaaagcagagacattaccaacaaaggtccatctagtcaaagctacgattGTGAGAGttggtatggatgtgagagttggactataaagaaagctgagcgccaaagaattgatgtttttgaactgtggagttggaaaagactcttgagagtcccttgtactccaaggagatccaacctgtcaatcctaaaggaaatcagtcctgaatattcattggaaggattgatcctgaagctgaaactcccatactttggccacctgatgcaaagaactgactcattggaaaagaccctgatacttggaaagattgaaggtgggaggagaaggggatgacagagtatgagatggttggatggcatcaccaatgcaatggacaggagtttgagtaagtgatgttggtgatggacagggaagcctggcgtgctgaagtccctggggtcacaaagagtcggacaggactgagtgactgaactgaactgaatgaaatgaCATCTCACCATGACTGATTTCTTTTTCCCTCATGATGTTGAATACTTCTTCATGGGTTTTCCCCATTGTCATATCTCTTATGAAAAGCTTGCTGAAGTtgtttgcccatttaaaaatttggcttctactttttattattaaggagttctttatattttctgagtTCAAGTCCTTTGTTATACATACATTTTGGGAGTAATTTTTTCCATTCTGTGGTTTGTCTATTTGCTTTGTTAATTGtgtcattttatataattttgtggtgaaatttacatataatttacatataataaatgtatttaatcaATTCTGATAAACATACCCATGTTTATCTGCCTCAGTCTACATGCCTCAGTCTACATGTAGACCATTTTCATCACCAAAAAGTTCCCTCATCCCCAGTTAATCCCTATCCCACATGCCTGACTGTAGGCAGCAACTGATTTACTTTATGTCACTACAGACTAGATTCATCATTTCTTGAGTTTCATGTTAACAGAATTACACAGTATGTGCTCTTTTTGTGTCTGGCATAATTTGTTCATTTTGAACCCAGGTCAAtagttttctcctttttattgctTCATTGTATTTCATTGCCTGGATGTACCATAATTGGGTTATTCACCTACCTCCTGATGTgcattttttattgtgataaaatatacatagcataaaatttaccattttaacaatttttaaatgtgcGGTTCAGAActtttaagtacattcacactgttgaacacatctccagaacttttttgttcttctcaaagtgaaattcaatacccattcaaCAGTGACTTCCTACCTCCTACCCTCTACTGATCATAAGATTGAGGCTCCATGTGTTTGGTGTTGTAGGAGGCAGTCCTTCAAGGACGTGGCTGTGACCTTCACCAAGGAGGTGCTGGGACTGCTAGACTTGGCCCAGAGGAAGCTGTACCATGAAGTGATGCTGGCGAACTTCTGGAACTTGGTCTCCATGGGTGAGGTCTCAGGGACTCAGTGTCAACCCTCAGGAGTgcctttttttaaagagtttgggTCTCTTGAAATGCTTCCTTGCATGTGGGGGCCTGAATTTCCTCCTCTTCATGGGACATCTTATTTATTCCTTGTCTGTTTTCTCAAATTGCAGTTGTAACATCTTGGTGTGGTTTAAAGTCAGTGAGTTGTATCATTATTGCATTTAATGAAATAGGATGGAAGTAGCACAGCTTGTCAGAAACTGCATATAGTGCAACAGAAACTGTGAATAAAAAACAGGAAAGGGGACATGATAAAAGTAGtttatcagggacttccctggtggtccagtgggtaagagactccatacttccagtgcagggggcaggttcaagccctggtcagggaactaaaatcccacgtgctgcaggacatagccaaaaaaaagaacaaagttaacTGGCAGTTGAAATAAGCTAATCTATTTAATCATGTAAAATTTCTGtacaatatgaaaataaaaacacataaatgTTGAGATCTACAAAGCTGTAAAAGTAgaatccttattttttttaaagtagataatGGTTAGGATTCAGTCACTTGTTTCAGTGATATGCATCCGTTTATTTGTGTGCCCGATCACAGCAGAAGAGGTACTTATTACAACAGGTCATGATCAGAATTTGGAAAAATACTGCTAATGAAGATCGTAGTATTGGaattaaaaattttgcttttattcatcATACACATGTATGGTTACTTTTTCACAGGATATCAACCCTTCACATTAGATATAATACTCCAGTTGGGGCGAGAAGAGCAGCTTTGGGTGATGGAGCCAGAAACCCGCGGAGATGAGTGTTCAGGTGAGAACCATGGAGGTCTGAGCCCTTGCAGCTCACAGAGAGTGGTGCTAAGTGGATCTCACTGTGCCCTCCTCCTGCAGACAGCTCAAGAGTAGAGAATAAACCGGTGTGATGAAAGGATTATTTCAGAACACAGTTCATCTTCTGATGAATGTCTAATTTAAGTTTAGTTTCTATATACCTAATTAGTCATCTGTTGCTGTATGACAAATTATTCTTAGATTTCTCAGCTTAAAACTATAGACATCACAGTTTCTGTGCATCAGGATTCTGGGGGCAGCCTCGCAGGATGGTTCTGGCTCATGATCTCATAAGATCTCAAGTCTGCCACAGCTGCAGTCCTCTGAAGGCTTGATGGGCCTGAAAGACGCTTCCAAGATGCTTCTCATTCACAGAGTTGTTGGCAGGAGGCCTCAGTTCTACCCTGGCTTGACAGGAGAGGAGGCCTTAGTTCATTGGCAAACAGCCCTCTCCCTGAATGTTCTCAAAACACGGCAGCTAGTTTTCCCAAGGTACTTGCACCCAAGGGATTAGAAGGCAGAAACTACAGTGTCTTTTATGGGATAATCTTGGAAGTGACGTACCAGCACTTCTGCCATATCCTATTTGGTTTCGCAGACCAATCCTGATAAGTTGTGGAGGGGACTTCAATAGGGTTTTCATATCAGGAAGCAGGGATCATTGGGGGCTGTCTTATGTGCTGGCTACCACAGCACCTATTGGTTATTTGCTGATTCATATCTACAAAACCTGGAAGATAATATTAGCCATTCAGGCTTATCAGAAAACCCAGCCAAATTTAGCAGCAGTAATTATCATAGGATTTTTTACTGTCATAGGATGTGTCAGCTAAGGGAATaagttttctagtttttttcctAATTACAATGTTCATTAGTTGAATATTATATATTCAGACATCATTAAAATAAAGAGGAACTCTCTCAAATCTAGCTTATGTattgtgcttgtgctcagtcatctccaactctttgtgaccccatggatgtagccctctgagctcctctgcccatgggatttcccaggcaagaatactggagtgggttgccatttccttctccaggggattttccccacccagggatcgaactcacatctctaacatctcctgcactggcaggaggattcattaccactgtgccacctgagaagcccagcttATGTATTAACATGTGCATTTAGTGGCTAAATTAAGGAAAATGAAGTTATCATCTCATGGGTTCGTTATCAGGACAGAGGAGATGTCTTCCActgcaaatatattcttttcactTTTGCTGAGAACGTCCCATGCTCTGTAGCAAAATGTTTCTCATTTTGACCTCATGCATAAGTCTTGGCATAttagttccttttttaaaatttaattttattcattcatttatttatttttaggccatgccatgcagcatgtgggaacatcttagttccccaaccaagggattTAACTGATACCCACTGCATTGAgaatgcagagttttaaccactggaccaccagggaagtcccatcagtaTACTACTTCTAAACGAGTCTCATTATTACCTCTTTGTTTCCATAGGCGTGATAAAATTAAGAATCCAGCTGAATGATCCACTGTTTGAATAGGATCTCCCAATACAGTCGACCTGTGAAATATCTTATATCCCTGAACTTGTCCTCAGTTTCATCTCTGAATTTTTTATCCTTCTAGGACACAGGAAtcaaaatgaaatagagactctTCAAGAAGTAGGACTAAGACATTTTGCATGAAGGCCTTATGTGTGGGCAGATATGGGAACAAACACAAATAAATTAACCAGGACTCAATAGTAGGTCTGCAAGGCAAGAAGTCCAAATTGCTAAAACAAGTTGATTGCTCCTGTTGGGTGCGGGCAGGAGAATCTGCTGAGGTTGCTGAAGATGAGAACTGTGTGGGGAAGCTTCAAGGGGAGAGTTCTAATAGTGTCAGCAATCAAGAGCTTCAAATTCAGACCTCCTGAGATTTCTGGAGGAAAATGGATCTGAGAGAGTCAGAATTATCAGAGTAGGTATCAGCAAAttgacataaaaaataaactgtggCCATGTGATCATTGCATCATGAGAATGATCTCATCACCATGATGATCAGGAAGTACACAAAAGCAAGATGGCATTTGGCAACAATAATTGTGGAAAAGACTTTGTGAGGAACACATCCCAGCATAGCATCATCCACTCAGAAGGTCAGATCTGTGGTGAGAATGGAAAAGGCATCAACCTTGGCTCTGATCTTGAACTTCAGCAGCAGCTGCAAGTAGGAGAGGAACCCCATATGTGTAGTGAGTATGGGAAGGGCTTGGGTCAGAGCTCACATATGCAAACCCACCAGAGAGCCAACCCAGGGGAGAAACCTTACAGATGTCTAGGTGTGTGCTGACTGCTTCAATCAGAACTCCTCCCTTCCTGCTGATGAGCCCATTCACCCCAGGGTGGATCTGTATAGATGTGGCAGGTATAGGAagggcttcagtcatgtcttagaCCTCAACAGTTGCTGTGTGGACAACACTGAAGAGAAATCTTGGAAATGTGAACTGTGTGGTAAAGGCTTCAATAAGATATTACAACTTCAAACCCATCAAACAGCCTACCCTGAAGACAAAACATCCAAATGGAACGCATGTGACAGGATGTTCAGCCAGCATTCTGGTCCTCTTCAGAaagttcacactggagagaagccatataaatgtgagGTATGTGGGAAAGACTTCAGTAAGGCCTGATACCTTCAAGCCCATCAGAATCCATTCCAGGGAGAAGCCCTGCAAATGTGATGTGTGCGATAAGAACTTCAGCTGGAATTTCCATCTTCAGGCCCATCAGAGAgtccacacaggagagaaaccctaAAATGTGATATGTGTGGCAAGGACTTCAGTCAGATTTCCCATCTTCAGGCCCATCAGAGAGTCTACATAAGGGAGAAACCCTACAGATGTGATACGTGTGGGAAAGGCTTCAGTCAGAGCTCACATATTCAAGACCACCAGTGGGTCCACACCCGAGAGAAACCCTACATGTGCGATGTGTGTGGGAATGGTTTCAGTTGGAACTCGCATCTTCAAGCCCATCAGAGAGTCCATACAGGGGAGAAACCCTACCAATGTGAAGAATGTGGGAAAGGCTTCATCTGGAACTGATGCCTTCACATTCATTTGAGTatccacacaggagagaaaccctgTAAGTGCAGCATGTGTGGGAAGAGCTTCAGTCAGAACTCCCATCTTCATTGGAGGGTCcatacaggagagaaaccctaCAGATGTTTTGACTGTGGTAAGGGCTTTAGCAAGAGTTCTTGTCTTCAGGTTCATCAGAGTCCATAGTAGTGATCAGTCCAGTACACATGACAAGTGATGAAAATTTCTTCAGAACTGAGATGTGACATTTTCATCAGAAAACCCGCACAGCAGGGGCTATTTATAAAATGTTGTATTTTAAGAATTCAAGAGGGAGCTGTATTTTTTACAGTCATCTGAATTCCAATGAGGGGACCTACTTGTTGTATGAGTATGGCTAGTGTGTCCAACAGAGACCAAAATGTCACAGTTTTCAAGAAAATATACAGCAGAGAAACCCTGTAAGGATGGTGCAGTGGGTTTCAATCAGAACTTTCACATTCAATAGAATCTACACAGAGGAAGCTTTACAATTAGCAGTGCTCTTAGGACTTCAGCAAAAGTATAATGATGGACACAACAAAAATCCACGTCCACTAGAATGTAGGTTTCATAGGGGCAGGAAATCTGTTTGCTGCTATACAGTCATGACCTGGCACCAGTGCCAAACGTAGCAGGTGCCCTAGAATTTGTATCACTCGAAGGATAGGAAAACCTACTACAAATAgaacaaacatttgaaaattttagtGCACTCAATCCCAGTTAATCACAATAAATTGTACTAGGAAAAAGATTCTTAGAAGAGGCCTTAAAGATTAATTCAAAGAAATGATCATTTAATAAAGATACATAAAATCATGCAATCTGCAATTTGAAtgttagatttttttccattgcattCTGTCCTGCTTAGCTTCTCTTTACAGGCAGAAAAGGACCCAAGTTTGTATCTTACCAGTTAAGACTTTGTCTGGACAGTGTACCATCAGTCATATGTAGTGtaagtttcattatttttcttttattgggcCCTTGGTAACAGGACCAGACTGAATGAAACAGAGAAAGTTGGTTTTCTTTCCATAAAATTTTGTGGCAAAGAGTGTACAAAAGGGGGAAACAtatttcgtttgtttgttttttttacaaaagGGGGAAACATATTAAAACGTGCATTCTGGATACTGCACTAAGCTATTAAGGCACAGAGTGTTTTGAACACTACTCTGTGCTTCTCAGATGCTTTCAAGTTTGCTTGGTCGAATGGTTTACTCAGGTGTACATTTACTGGAGGCTTTCCACcattgttttattgaagtatagttaatttacaatgttgtattactcTCAAGTGTTCAGCAAATTGATTCATGTATATAttggtatattctttttcagattcttttcccctataggttattacaaaatagtgagtagagttccctgggctatacagtagaaccttgttgttctCACAGTTTCTTCTGGGCCTTACCTTCCAGGACACTGGATACTTAAATTCTATGCTATCGCAAGTTTCATGTTACCAAAGAAATCCAGGGCCACCACCAGACCCTGGGGTGGGCTGCTCAGAACTCCTGGTGGTTTATAACCATTAGGACGTTCTCAATTGCAAGAAACAGGAAACTCAACTCAAACTAGCTGAGACAAGAAGGGGGATTATGTACTTAATTCAAAATCTTTTTCAGATACCCCCAACATCTGAATTGGTATTGATGTCTGTTAATTGTTTTTTCTCATTCAAGTTCTGATTGTTCTGGTTCTTGGTAAGAtgagtgatttctttctttctttttttttgtatactgGATACTTGGTATAATGCTTTGGACCCTATTTGATATTTTGTGGAAGGAAGTCACCTCTTTAGGTGTAGTACACAggtctaagggcttcccaggtggctcagtggtaaagaatccacctgcagtgcaggagccacatgagatgtgagttcaatccctgggtcaggagatcccctggaggaggaaatggcaacccatcccagtattcttgcctgagaaattctgtggacagaggagcctgccaggctatattccattgggtcacaaagagtcagacatgactgaagcaacttagcacacacacacatgccaggtcttagttgtggcatgtgggatctacttccctgaagttgaacccagggcccttgcattggaagtgtggagtcttagccactggaacaccagggaagtattCCCCCATATTCAGTTTAAGTGATATTCCTCAAGTCTACTTAGTTTATACCCAGGATGGAGGATTTACTGTGAGTAGGGGTGGAAAGAGCTCCAGAGAGATCAAATACCTTTATATTCACTAGAGTCCATGAGAAGTCCTACAAGTGCTGTGTGTGTGGAAAGGATATTGCATAGAGCTGAGTTTTCACACTCATCTGAGGGTTCTTCCAGTAGATGAATCCTGTAAATGTAATGAATGAAACAGCCATGAAGGTGATGAGTGGAATAAGGGTTGATTTGGAATTTAGATCTTCATGTCCATCTCAGAACCcatgagcttccccggtggcactagtggtgaagaacccacctgccaatgcaggagatgcaagagaagtgggttcaatccctgagtcagggagattccctggaggaaggcacggcaacctactcaagtactcttgcttggagaatcccatggacagaggaacttgggggttacagtccatgggatcttgaaagagttcgacacgaccaaagcgacttagcacacatacatgcacagaaCCCACGAGAGGCGCCATGCATGTGAAAAAGATATTGAGGACTTCAAGTGAAACTCATACCTTTTTATTCATCAGAAGTGcatgaggaaaagaaaagcacGTGTATGTGAAGACTTTATTGCTTTTAATAACAGTTCAGACCTCACTCATCAGAGCCAGCACAAGAGGACAGAAATTCTATGCATATGGTCAGTACTTGACTTGTCAGTGTTCAATAGAGAAACAGATGCCACTCTATATTCTAGGCATGAATGCTTTTTTCTTGTGGGGGGGAGGTAATAGGGTTTTTTTGGCCTTGCTacgtggcatgtgggttcttagttccctgaccaggatcaaacctgtgccccctccagtggaagctcagagtcctaaccactggactgccagaaaatTCCCATGGAGTGATCATTTtgcttggagtatagttggtttacaaggttgtgttagtttctgcaggcACAAATGCTTTTAATGCAAGCAATAAGAGGCACACACACTTTTGGCAGAGTTGAGGGAATGGTGGTCAGGCAAGCCAAAGGCAGCCTGCAGCACCAAGTTAGGTTCTCAagagctttctctctcttttgtttaaattttatttatttatttttggctatgctgggtctttgttgttgggtgggctttctctagttgttgggtgggggctactctctagttgtggtgcttgggcttctcattgtagtggcttctcttgtttgcgGACCACGggctctacagcacaggctcaatagtcgtggcatatgggcttagttgctctttggcatgtgggatcattccagaccagggattgaacccaaatgtCCTGCATTGCTCACAgacttctttaccgtctgaaccaccagagaagcccaggaaacCCCTCTAGAGGGACCCTAAACTGTGACAAAACAGCACAGAGAGAACTGACTCTTATTTGGTCCAATGAGTTTTTCCAACTAAACACCCAGAATTGCCATATCTCTGTGCGGCCCCCAGGTACAAGGCAGAGGCATCTGATGATCCTGGTGGCAGAGAGAGGAAATCAGGAGTTGGGAGGGGACGCCCCTTCAAGTAAGGATAGACGCTAACAAGAATGGGCATCCCTgacagctcagcagtaaagaatccacctggcaatgcaggagatgcaggtggtgcaggttcagtccctgggtcaggaagaccccctgcaggaaggcatgatgacccactccagtattcttgcctggagaatcccatggacagaggagccggcgggttacagtccatggggtcacacagagttgatcACGACTGAGGATGGAGTACTAATAAGAATAGGGAACACGTCTAAGTGCTTACCATGTGCCTACCACAGATCCATGTTTCATGTATAGTCTCTGTGTTATGCCTCCTGAAGACCTAGTGAGGAGGttatgattttcttccttttatccaGGTGAAGCCCAAAGAGGTAGCAAGTCACTATTAAAGCTTCAAagagggacttacctggtggcccagtggttgaggtgccaccttccaatgcagggggtgcaggttccatccctggtcagggaactaagatcccacctgctgcatggtgcagccaaaaaaaaaccccacaaaaagcCCTCAAAGTTAAGGCTCCAGAAACCACGCTCCCCCCTGTGTTACACTCTCCAGCAAGC
Proteins encoded in this region:
- the ZNF233 gene encoding LOW QUALITY PROTEIN: zinc finger protein 233 (The sequence of the model RefSeq protein was modified relative to this genomic sequence to represent the inferred CDS: inserted 11 bases in 6 codons; deleted 1 base in 1 codon; substituted 3 bases at 3 genomic stop codons), giving the protein MHPEASVSSERRQSFKDVAVTFTKEVLGLLDLAQRKLYHEVMLANFWNLVSMGYQPFTLDIILQLGREEQLWVMEPETRGDECSGHRNQNEIETLQEVGLRXILHEGLMCGQIWEQTQINXNQDSIVGLQGKKSKLLKQVDCSCWVRAGESAEVAEDENCVGKLQGESSNSVSNQELQIQTSXDFWRKMDLREXQNYQSRYQQIDIKNKLWPCDHCIMRMIXHHHDDQEVHKSKMAFGNNNCGKDFVRNTSQHSIIHSEGQICGENGKGINLGSDLELQQQLQVGEEPHMCSEYGKGLGQSSHMQTHQRANPGEKPYRCLVCADCFNQNSSLPADEPIHPRVDLYRCGRYRKGFSHVLDLNSCCVDNTEEKSWKCELCGKGFNKILQLQTHQTAYPEDKTSKWNACDRMFSQHSGPLQKVHTGEKPYKCEVCGKDFSKAXYLQAHXRIHSREKPCKCDVCDKNFSWNFHLQAHQRVHTGEKPXKCDMCGKDFSQISHLQAHQRVYIREKPYRCDTCGKGFSQSSHIQDHQWVHTREKPYMCDVCGNGFSWNSHLQAHQRVHTGEKPYQCEECGKGFIWNXCLHIHLSIHTGEKPCKCSMCGKSFSQNSHLHWRVHTGEKPYRCFDCGKGFSKSSCLQVHQSP